In Nonomuraea muscovyensis, one genomic interval encodes:
- a CDS encoding LamG domain-containing protein — protein sequence MRRIASVSAAAALTLVVGPAAARPDDEVRYGGTLTDAGLVADGGRHGRHGTVLTSGGGRVVAVPAGRGEGGGAFLRFPAGRCSAAPCPQAVVRPAESGALVPGDGDARFSFGADVRLTAEPPTDAGMNVWQFGPAGPGHAQWKLQVDGGRPSCRWSDGAGAVLLTAGTYRMPVGRWHRVRCARLSRALFQIRVLDPATGEPITPPAHAAAPLGSIRPAGTALIGGKRVHSGQHDGQTDQFHGDLDEVFFTRR from the coding sequence AGGAGGATCGCCTCCGTGTCCGCGGCGGCGGCGCTGACGCTGGTCGTCGGCCCGGCCGCCGCCCGGCCGGACGACGAGGTCCGCTACGGCGGCACGCTGACGGACGCCGGGCTGGTCGCCGACGGCGGGCGCCACGGCCGGCACGGCACGGTGCTGACCTCGGGCGGCGGCCGGGTGGTCGCCGTCCCGGCCGGCAGGGGCGAGGGCGGCGGGGCGTTCCTGCGCTTTCCCGCCGGAAGGTGCTCGGCCGCGCCCTGCCCGCAGGCGGTGGTGCGGCCGGCCGAGTCCGGGGCGCTGGTGCCCGGCGACGGCGACGCACGGTTCAGCTTCGGCGCCGACGTGCGGCTGACCGCCGAACCGCCGACGGACGCCGGGATGAACGTGTGGCAGTTCGGGCCGGCCGGGCCGGGCCACGCGCAGTGGAAGCTCCAGGTGGACGGCGGGCGCCCGTCGTGCCGCTGGTCCGACGGCGCCGGCGCGGTGCTGCTGACCGCGGGCACGTACCGGATGCCCGTCGGGCGGTGGCACCGGGTGCGGTGCGCGCGGCTGTCGCGGGCGCTCTTCCAGATCCGGGTGCTCGACCCGGCGACCGGCGAGCCGATCACGCCGCCCGCGCACGCGGCCGCCCCGCTGGGCTCGATCCGGCCCGCCGGCACGGCGCTGATCGGCGGCAAGCGGGTGCACTCCGGTCAGCACGACGGGCAGACCGACCAGTTCCACGGCGACCTGGACGAGGTGTTCTTCACCCGGAGGTAG
- a CDS encoding winged helix-turn-helix transcriptional regulator yields the protein MDAHPQPVVAPEELSKLEFDVFARACASRETFERISGRWGPLVLVGLHEGPMRFNELRRHVQGVSDKMLTQTLQGLERDGFVHRQAREGFPSRVDYSLTPLGTRTAVKLLELIEQLEGDMPHVLAARAAYDRTHSPR from the coding sequence ATGGACGCACACCCGCAGCCGGTCGTCGCCCCCGAAGAGCTGTCCAAGCTGGAGTTCGACGTCTTCGCCCGCGCCTGCGCCTCCCGCGAGACGTTCGAGCGCATCAGCGGGCGCTGGGGTCCGCTCGTCCTGGTCGGCCTGCACGAGGGGCCGATGCGCTTCAACGAGCTGCGCCGCCACGTGCAGGGGGTGAGCGACAAGATGCTCACCCAGACCCTGCAGGGCCTGGAGCGCGACGGCTTCGTCCACCGGCAGGCCCGCGAGGGCTTCCCGTCGCGCGTCGACTACAGCCTCACCCCGCTCGGCACCCGCACCGCGGTCAAGCTGCTGGAGCTCATCGAGCAGCTCGAAGGCGACATGCCGCACGTCCTGGCGGCCCGCGCCGCCTACGACCGGACACACTCCCCGCGCTGA
- a CDS encoding SDR family oxidoreductase, producing the protein MYVVTGATGSLGRLAVEGLLANVPADRIAAVARDARKAADLAARGVEVRVADYDDPASLKGAFGAGDRVLFVSGSEPGRRVPQHRAVVDAAREAGVALLAYTSVLGGPAADFELAREHQITEQAILDSGVPYVFLRNGWYHEVYTGNLGQALEHGAVVSSTGEGRIASAARADYAAAAVAVLTGEGHENTAYELSGDVAWSFAEYAAELSRQTGREIVHSNVPAETYREILVGAGVPAPFADVLVDVDAAISRGLLATVTGDLSRLIGRPTTPIADAIAAALKS; encoded by the coding sequence ATGTACGTCGTCACCGGAGCCACCGGATCGCTCGGCCGCCTCGCCGTCGAGGGCCTGCTGGCGAACGTCCCCGCCGACCGGATCGCCGCCGTCGCCCGCGACGCGCGAAAGGCCGCCGACCTCGCGGCACGCGGCGTCGAGGTGCGCGTCGCCGACTACGACGACCCCGCCTCGCTCAAGGGCGCCTTCGGCGCGGGTGACCGGGTGCTGTTCGTCTCCGGCAGCGAGCCGGGGCGGCGCGTCCCGCAGCACCGCGCGGTCGTGGACGCCGCCCGGGAGGCCGGCGTCGCCCTGCTCGCCTACACCAGCGTGCTCGGCGGGCCCGCCGCCGACTTCGAGCTGGCCCGCGAGCACCAGATCACCGAGCAGGCGATCCTCGACTCGGGCGTACCGTACGTGTTCCTGCGCAACGGCTGGTACCACGAGGTCTACACCGGCAACCTGGGCCAGGCGCTGGAGCACGGCGCCGTCGTGAGCAGCACCGGCGAGGGCCGGATCGCCTCAGCCGCCCGGGCCGACTACGCCGCCGCCGCGGTCGCCGTGCTGACCGGCGAGGGCCACGAGAACACCGCGTACGAGCTGAGCGGCGACGTCGCCTGGAGCTTCGCCGAGTACGCCGCCGAGCTGTCGCGGCAGACCGGCAGGGAGATCGTCCACTCGAACGTGCCCGCCGAGACCTACCGGGAGATCCTGGTCGGCGCCGGTGTGCCCGCGCCGTTCGCCGACGTGCTGGTGGACGTGGACGCCGCCATCTCCCGGGGGCTGCTGGCGACCGTCACGGGCGACCTGTCGCGGCTGATCGGCCGCCCGACCACGCCGATCGCGGACGCCATCGCCGCCGCGCTGAAGTCCTGA